Proteins from a single region of Desulfobacter postgatei 2ac9:
- a CDS encoding sigma-54-dependent transcriptional regulator produces the protein MADAHSILVVDDELSMRQFLEMLLSQKGYQVTLAKNGKQALGSIKQKKYDLVLTDIRLGDITGLDVLRAVKKEHPDTVVIMISAYSTTEIAVEAMNEGAYDFVPKPFDNDELCATIAKSLALLTLEQEKAYRSTELKSHLHFNRIIGNSPGMQAIYQRIRQISPTRTNVLVTGESGTGKELIARAIHDNSERKDKPFVVVNCGGIPETLMESEFFGHVKGSFTGAVADKQGLFEAANTGTIFLDEIGELSTFLQVKLLRAVQETRFKPVGGTREIDVDVRIISATNKKLEQEVIDGNFREDLFFRLNVIPIKVPPLRDRKGDVELLAAHFVEKYSKKLGKDIVKLSSYAIDFLNRYSFPGNVRELENLIERSVALSSTNIILPESLTISSHKRRRWIEGIQNNRYDLEDVVSGVDLDKIMSDIEGAYVKKAMEVCQGNKSKAAELLNLSLRSFRYRLDKTMPDKNESGDSDAE, from the coding sequence ATGGCAGACGCACACAGCATTCTGGTGGTGGATGATGAACTGAGCATGCGCCAGTTCCTGGAGATGCTTTTGTCCCAAAAAGGGTATCAGGTCACGCTTGCCAAAAACGGCAAGCAGGCCCTGGGCAGTATTAAGCAGAAAAAATACGATCTGGTGCTCACCGATATCCGTTTAGGCGACATTACGGGCCTGGATGTGTTGCGGGCCGTGAAAAAGGAGCACCCGGATACCGTGGTGATCATGATTTCCGCCTACTCTACAACGGAAATCGCTGTGGAGGCAATGAACGAGGGGGCTTACGATTTTGTGCCCAAGCCCTTTGATAATGATGAACTTTGCGCCACCATTGCCAAGTCCCTGGCCCTTTTGACCCTGGAGCAGGAAAAGGCGTACCGGTCAACTGAACTTAAAAGCCATCTGCATTTTAACCGTATCATCGGCAACAGCCCGGGCATGCAGGCGATTTACCAGCGGATCCGCCAGATCAGCCCCACCAGGACCAATGTCCTGGTCACCGGTGAAAGCGGGACAGGCAAGGAGCTTATCGCCCGGGCCATCCACGATAACTCTGAGCGCAAAGATAAGCCCTTTGTGGTGGTCAACTGCGGCGGGATTCCGGAGACGCTCATGGAGAGCGAATTTTTCGGTCATGTTAAAGGATCATTTACAGGGGCTGTGGCAGACAAACAGGGATTGTTTGAGGCGGCCAATACCGGCACTATTTTTTTGGATGAAATCGGGGAACTGTCCACATTTCTGCAGGTAAAACTCTTGCGTGCCGTCCAGGAAACCCGGTTCAAGCCCGTGGGCGGCACCCGGGAAATTGATGTGGATGTCAGGATTATCTCTGCTACCAATAAAAAGCTGGAGCAGGAGGTCATTGACGGCAATTTCAGGGAAGATCTGTTTTTCCGGCTTAACGTCATACCCATCAAAGTGCCGCCGTTGCGCGATAGAAAAGGGGATGTTGAATTGCTTGCAGCCCATTTCGTGGAGAAATACTCGAAAAAATTGGGCAAGGATATTGTAAAGCTGTCGTCCTATGCCATTGATTTTTTGAACCGGTATTCCTTCCCCGGCAATGTCAGGGAGCTTGAAAACCTGATCGAGCGCTCTGTTGCACTCTCTTCAACCAATATCATTCTGCCCGAAAGCCTGACTATCTCCTCGCATAAACGTCGGCGCTGGATAGAGGGCATTCAGAATAATCGCTATGACCTGGAAGATGTGGTGTCCGGTGTGGATCTGGACAAAATCATGTCCGACATCGAAGGCGCATATGTCAAAAAAGCCATGGAAGTTTGCCAGGGTAATAAAAGCAAAGCAGCCGAGCTTTTAAATTTAAGCTTAAGATCTTTCAGGTATCGCCTGGACAAAACCATGCCGGACAAAAACGAGTCCGGGGATAGTGATGCGGAGTAA
- a CDS encoding type IV pilin protein: protein MTKLIRNNQKGFTLIELMIVVAIIGILAAIAVPQFASYRMRSYNAAAKAVVHNLKADSANLNSELGVYGHTEAAAAALNAGDAGAGAADSVADTGLIAAATSGAAGARLAGTTNDDARSLAVGISIGANMIADVQDVNDVNDQSTYHAFARHFKGDTAYAIDEEVENVLCSVSDATTWPNNAGLGATAIAPAINGGDDINGQVGGGNPTGNWTRVR from the coding sequence ATGACAAAACTTATCAGAAACAACCAGAAAGGTTTTACCCTGATTGAGTTGATGATTGTCGTCGCCATCATCGGAATTCTTGCCGCAATTGCAGTGCCCCAGTTCGCATCATATAGAATGAGGTCCTATAATGCCGCTGCAAAGGCGGTTGTTCACAACCTGAAGGCCGATAGTGCAAATCTCAATTCCGAACTTGGCGTGTACGGGCATACAGAGGCAGCAGCCGCGGCATTAAATGCTGGTGATGCAGGTGCTGGCGCAGCAGATTCAGTTGCAGATACTGGTCTGATCGCTGCAGCAACATCCGGAGCAGCTGGTGCAAGGCTGGCTGGAACCACCAATGATGATGCAAGATCGCTCGCAGTGGGTATTTCCATTGGCGCCAACATGATTGCCGATGTCCAAGATGTCAACGATGTAAATGATCAATCTACCTACCATGCCTTTGCAAGGCATTTCAAGGGGGACACTGCCTACGCCATTGATGAAGAGGTTGAAAATGTGCTGTGCAGCGTTTCAGATGCAACTACCTGGCCCAATAATGCAGGTCTTGGCGCGACTGCTATTGCACCGGCAATTAATGGTGGTGACGACATTAATGGTCAAGTCGGTGGAGGCAATCCTACAGGTAACTGGACAAGGGTTAGATAA
- a CDS encoding ABC transporter ATP-binding protein: MIRFSHINKSFHAGFKHYPVLFDISLKVKEGEIFGFLGPNGAGKSTSIKLLLGFLRPDSGKIFINDLQVGKDTIQNHIGYLPEIPCFYENLTGLETLLFAGRSSGIKGVSLKNNAIHILKKLDLESGKDKRIKAYSKGMKQRLGLAMTLIHDPGIFILDEPMSGLDPLGRRLITDVILELKERGKTVFFSSHILSDIEKLCDGIGILNKGRLLYNGSVYGLMDSNSDISSIEDSFIRMIGNDNNANAL, translated from the coding sequence ATGATACGTTTCAGTCATATCAATAAATCCTTTCACGCCGGATTTAAGCATTATCCGGTCCTGTTCGATATCTCCCTTAAGGTAAAAGAGGGGGAGATATTCGGTTTCCTTGGTCCCAATGGAGCAGGCAAAAGCACATCTATTAAATTGCTCCTGGGCTTTCTCCGTCCCGACTCCGGGAAAATTTTTATCAACGATCTTCAGGTCGGAAAAGATACCATCCAGAATCATATCGGTTACCTTCCCGAAATTCCATGCTTTTACGAGAATCTGACCGGCCTTGAGACGCTTCTTTTTGCCGGAAGATCTTCGGGCATCAAAGGGGTGTCCCTGAAGAACAATGCCATTCACATACTAAAAAAATTGGATCTTGAGTCAGGAAAAGACAAACGGATAAAGGCATATTCAAAGGGCATGAAACAGCGTCTCGGCCTTGCCATGACCCTTATCCATGATCCCGGGATTTTCATTCTTGATGAGCCCATGAGCGGCCTTGACCCCTTGGGGCGTCGACTGATAACCGATGTTATTCTGGAATTGAAAGAGCGAGGGAAAACTGTCTTTTTCAGTTCCCATATTCTAAGTGATATTGAAAAATTATGCGACGGAATCGGCATTCTGAATAAAGGGCGTCTCCTTTATAACGGTTCAGTCTACGGTCTCATGGACTCAAATTCCGATATCTCCAGTATAGAAGATTCATTCATCCGAATGATTGGAAATGATAACAATGCGAACGCTTTATAA
- a CDS encoding ABC transporter permease, with translation MRTLYKIWLVTWITFVDCLRNKALYGILFMGVILFSANIIFTGMFSWEPGKVAVDMGLSTISFAGLIVVFFLCMTMLAGDFEKKTIYLILARPITRTHYVLGKFTGLGLIVLISSTILGICAVCSISISTLAMGVPIANNFSWGMFTLSVFFQTLSLLVLLALAFLWTMLTSNQFTAMILTLMSYFVGQNMENVKNIMTSTKLLSPDSPSLKAMEFASWIFPNLALFDIKTTIAHGLSLGFGEMTKIVLYGFFYASICLCLNIIIFQKREI, from the coding sequence ATGCGAACGCTTTATAAAATTTGGCTTGTCACCTGGATCACCTTTGTGGATTGTCTTAGAAATAAAGCCCTTTACGGCATTTTATTCATGGGGGTGATTCTGTTTTCCGCAAACATTATCTTTACAGGAATGTTCTCCTGGGAACCGGGTAAAGTAGCGGTGGACATGGGGCTTTCGACCATCTCTTTTGCAGGTTTAATAGTTGTTTTTTTTCTGTGCATGACCATGCTGGCCGGAGATTTTGAAAAAAAAACCATTTACCTGATCCTTGCAAGACCCATTACCAGGACCCATTATGTTCTAGGTAAATTTACCGGACTGGGTCTGATAGTCCTGATTTCAAGTACCATCCTGGGAATATGCGCCGTATGTTCAATCTCAATTTCCACCCTTGCCATGGGAGTACCCATAGCTAATAATTTTTCATGGGGAATGTTCACTTTATCCGTATTTTTTCAGACCCTTTCCCTGCTGGTGCTACTGGCTTTGGCTTTTCTGTGGACAATGCTTACCTCTAATCAATTCACGGCCATGATTCTTACCCTGATGAGTTATTTTGTCGGGCAGAACATGGAAAATGTTAAAAATATAATGACTTCCACCAAGCTTTTAAGCCCCGATTCCCCATCACTCAAGGCCATGGAATTTGCATCCTGGATATTTCCTAATCTGGCACTATTTGATATCAAAACAACCATTGCCCACGGACTATCCTTGGGATTTGGTGAGATGACAAAAATTGTCCTTTACGGTTTCTTTTACGCAAGCATCTGTCTTTGTTTAAATATCATTATTTTTCAAAAACGTGAAATTTAA
- a CDS encoding tetratricopeptide repeat protein — protein sequence MNATYSFQTIPIPAKAIPFLAGEFKGIVADNLLLQMNSFIGSGHSITKKQWKDICRGFEQVMELDPYFEQTYLQAQAFLSWEARMPKAAIAILEKSSVKRPWDWRPGYYIGFDHYYFLDDYDKASEIFLKTSQIKDAPVLIALLGSRFAVKGKRIEASLEVLEQMKQNPGLTKNAQKEIENRIIALTGIRIIEKALDRYKAVYHYYPLSLDMLVTKGILQTLPVNPYSVSYGYSPGTGKIVFDHHSKEVVKP from the coding sequence TTGAATGCTACTTATTCCTTTCAGACTATCCCCATTCCGGCAAAAGCCATCCCTTTTTTGGCTGGTGAATTTAAAGGAATTGTTGCAGATAATCTCTTGTTACAAATGAATTCGTTTATCGGAAGCGGACACTCTATCACAAAAAAACAGTGGAAGGATATCTGCCGGGGATTTGAACAGGTTATGGAATTAGATCCCTACTTTGAGCAAACATATCTCCAGGCCCAGGCCTTTCTTTCCTGGGAGGCCCGCATGCCCAAAGCCGCCATTGCTATCCTTGAAAAATCAAGTGTAAAAAGGCCTTGGGATTGGCGACCAGGCTATTATATCGGATTTGATCATTACTATTTTTTGGACGACTATGACAAGGCGTCAGAAATTTTTTTAAAGACTTCACAGATAAAAGATGCTCCCGTTCTGATTGCCCTTCTTGGCAGTCGCTTTGCCGTTAAGGGGAAACGAATTGAGGCCTCTCTGGAAGTTCTTGAACAGATGAAACAAAATCCTGGTTTAACGAAAAATGCCCAAAAAGAGATAGAAAACAGAATTATTGCTCTGACCGGAATCAGGATCATTGAAAAGGCACTTGATCGATATAAGGCGGTATATCATTATTATCCCCTATCACTGGATATGCTTGTAACAAAAGGCATTCTTCAAACACTGCCTGTAAATCCATATTCCGTTTCCTATGGATACAGTCCTGGAACCGGAAAAATAGTATTCGATCACCATTCAAAGGAGGTAGTCAAACCTTGA
- a CDS encoding type IV toxin-antitoxin system AbiEi family antitoxin domain-containing protein has protein sequence MPPENTKNLEQSLPDGQVVSRTWLKERGFSRPRVDYALRAGKLVALSRGIYRRPGPPLKWEHVVFSLNEMGYDVHVGGRSALELQGLAHYLPLGDTQRIRLYSTVKIPSWTRIFTDSFEFEIHNKKLFEELPKPGLITRPFGSWDWPIPFSTPELALLELLADVRDIADFLTADTFFESAVNLRPKLLVKLLTCCKQVKAKRLFLWFSDRHDHAWLKELETKSIDLGRGKRMLVKSGVFDAAYQITIPKQMVKEDENSLF, from the coding sequence ATGCCGCCTGAAAATACAAAAAATCTTGAGCAATCCCTCCCTGATGGGCAAGTAGTGAGTCGCACCTGGTTAAAGGAGCGGGGGTTTAGTCGGCCCAGGGTAGATTATGCCTTACGGGCAGGTAAGCTCGTGGCCTTAAGTCGTGGTATATACAGACGTCCAGGGCCTCCTCTTAAATGGGAGCATGTGGTCTTTTCGCTGAATGAAATGGGATATGATGTACATGTGGGCGGTCGCAGTGCGCTTGAATTGCAAGGCTTAGCTCATTATCTGCCGCTGGGTGATACACAACGTATTCGTCTATACAGCACTGTAAAAATACCAAGTTGGACGCGCATTTTTACAGATTCTTTCGAATTTGAAATTCATAATAAAAAACTGTTTGAAGAACTTCCCAAGCCTGGGTTGATCACCCGGCCTTTTGGTTCCTGGGATTGGCCGATTCCATTTAGTACTCCGGAACTTGCCTTGCTTGAATTATTGGCGGATGTGCGGGACATTGCTGATTTTTTAACAGCGGATACATTTTTTGAAAGCGCCGTCAATTTAAGACCGAAACTGCTTGTTAAGTTGCTGACATGCTGCAAGCAGGTAAAGGCAAAAAGACTATTTTTATGGTTTAGTGATCGCCATGATCATGCTTGGCTGAAAGAGCTGGAAACCAAGAGTATAGATTTAGGCCGGGGTAAGCGCATGCTTGTCAAAAGCGGTGTTTTTGATGCTGCTTATCAGATAACGATTCCCAAACAGATGGTCAAAGAAGATGAAAACTCCCTATTCTGA
- a CDS encoding nucleotidyl transferase AbiEii/AbiGii toxin family protein, translating into MKTPYSDQVRLLVNLLPIVEKQTCFALKGGTAINLFVRDMPRLSVDIDLAYLPVEGRDQSLEGIDGALGNIIEEIKKRIPRARVTEMKLKGTDNRYKLLVQQGVTHVKIEVTPVLRGSVYPPQTRRVSDNAEKAFGFASMTLLSFEDLFAGKICATLDRQHPRDLYDTYWLLQHEGITQSLKNAFMVYLIGHNRPMAELLAPKSQDISPMYRTEFDGMAYEPLDLERLQDTLPELVVQIHKALNDDDRIFLLDLKQGNADWQKFPLPQAQILPAIQWKLLNLERMPPDKRRKAAHKLEKVLFG; encoded by the coding sequence ATGAAAACTCCCTATTCTGACCAAGTGCGCCTGCTCGTGAATCTTTTGCCTATTGTGGAAAAGCAAACCTGTTTTGCCTTAAAAGGCGGCACAGCTATAAATCTGTTTGTAAGAGACATGCCGCGCTTATCTGTGGATATTGACCTGGCCTATCTGCCGGTAGAGGGCCGAGATCAAAGCCTTGAGGGAATTGATGGGGCGCTTGGTAATATCATTGAGGAAATTAAAAAACGAATCCCGCGAGCCCGGGTAACGGAAATGAAGCTGAAAGGTACAGATAATCGGTATAAACTGTTAGTGCAACAAGGTGTAACCCATGTCAAAATTGAAGTAACTCCGGTGCTGCGGGGTAGCGTCTACCCGCCCCAAACACGCCGAGTGTCAGACAATGCCGAAAAAGCTTTTGGCTTTGCCAGTATGACGTTGCTGAGTTTTGAAGATCTTTTTGCCGGAAAAATTTGTGCAACCTTAGACCGGCAGCACCCTCGTGATCTATATGATACCTACTGGCTGCTGCAGCATGAGGGGATTACGCAGTCTTTAAAAAATGCGTTCATGGTCTATCTCATAGGGCATAACCGGCCCATGGCTGAACTTTTAGCGCCCAAATCCCAAGATATTTCTCCGATGTACAGAACAGAGTTTGATGGCATGGCATATGAACCATTAGACCTTGAGCGATTACAGGATACTTTGCCGGAACTGGTTGTTCAAATTCATAAAGCCCTGAATGATGATGACAGAATTTTTTTGCTGGATCTTAAACAGGGAAATGCGGATTGGCAAAAATTTCCACTGCCCCAGGCGCAGATTTTACCTGCTATCCAGTGGAAACTGCTAAACCTGGAGCGGATGCCCCCGGACAAACGCCGCAAAGCAGCTCACAAACTGGAAAAGGTATTGTTTGGATGA
- a CDS encoding transposase, giving the protein MRACQRLQIKIFHFFCLVRPQKKSRMPWRRGKDIVHKTKNELATEMLKWIIDNGFPKCTILTDSWFGVEPFIKGLKRLKLNYVVEIKSNLMRAITPKLPISVSMRYRVRIVW; this is encoded by the coding sequence ATGCGTGCTTGTCAACGTTTGCAAATAAAAATCTTCCATTTTTTCTGCCTGGTCCGACCACAAAAGAAAAGTCGCATGCCGTGGCGTCGAGGCAAAGATATCGTGCATAAAACCAAAAATGAACTGGCGACTGAAATGCTGAAATGGATAATTGACAATGGATTTCCTAAATGTACGATTTTGACTGATTCATGGTTTGGCGTTGAGCCCTTTATTAAAGGGTTAAAGCGTTTGAAATTAAATTACGTCGTTGAAATCAAGTCCAACTTGATGAGAGCAATCACACCAAAATTGCCAATATCAGTCTCAATGCGATATCGGGTACGCATCGTGTGGTAG
- a CDS encoding type II toxin-antitoxin system Phd/YefM family antitoxin — translation MPQVNIHQAKTQFSKLIVSVENGEEIIIARHGKPVAKLVPISKDISPRRPGSAKGKFKVPSDFFEPLPQDILKAFEQ, via the coding sequence ATGCCCCAAGTTAATATACACCAAGCAAAAACACAGTTTTCAAAATTAATTGTATCTGTTGAAAACGGGGAAGAAATTATTATAGCCCGCCATGGTAAGCCTGTCGCAAAACTTGTGCCGATATCAAAAGATATCAGCCCCCGCAGACCGGGCTCAGCCAAAGGGAAATTCAAGGTTCCTTCTGATTTTTTTGAGCCGCTTCCACAAGATATCCTTAAAGCGTTTGAACAGTGA
- a CDS encoding RRXRR domain-containing protein — protein MKVSVKSQSGKWLMPTNPANARILLKQGKATVIQRTPFAIHLLYETTEHIQPITVGLDDGGINIGIAAVSNGKVLFQQEVVLRSDVKSKLDTRRQYRKSRRNRKTRYRKSRFLNRKSSIPTCKVCGGNAPASQVICRSCLNRADGVHQKYAKIKKSVFRIPPSIKAKKDAIIRVVKQIPLPISRIVLEDLYFDFQAMENPDISGEQYQHGDLLYHKNFKQACLVRDKFRCRVCGAQTKLQCHHIRQRAKGGTDKLSNLMTLCDLCHDRHHKEGLKLPKQKSSFYMSAAHVQQGKHYLQAKLSRIAPLRTTFGYITSHFRNNAGIEKSHVNDAVIIADKQATPLDRQIQTKHVQSRKRSLHEAIARKGRKTPNRTQKRNNKNVFTLRGFNRWDTVQYKGRVGFISGFTGSSSCYIVDIKGNYIKNPMKTYKQVDLREISLICKNQTIISQ, from the coding sequence ATGAAAGTGTCTGTCAAATCACAATCAGGTAAATGGCTGATGCCGACAAATCCGGCAAATGCCAGAATTTTGCTCAAGCAGGGCAAGGCAACGGTGATTCAAAGAACACCCTTTGCAATTCACTTGCTTTATGAGACCACCGAGCATATTCAGCCGATAACCGTTGGGCTTGATGACGGAGGGATCAATATCGGGATTGCAGCGGTTTCAAACGGCAAGGTTTTATTTCAACAGGAAGTTGTTTTACGTTCGGACGTCAAGTCAAAACTGGATACCCGGAGGCAATACCGTAAATCCAGAAGAAACCGCAAAACAAGGTATCGAAAGTCAAGATTTCTGAACAGAAAGTCATCCATTCCCACATGCAAGGTGTGTGGCGGGAATGCCCCGGCATCTCAGGTGATCTGTCGATCCTGTCTGAACAGAGCGGATGGGGTTCATCAGAAATATGCGAAGATCAAAAAAAGTGTTTTCCGAATCCCACCATCAATCAAGGCAAAAAAAGATGCGATTATCCGGGTGGTCAAGCAGATCCCACTGCCCATTTCCCGAATTGTGCTGGAAGATCTCTATTTCGATTTCCAGGCAATGGAGAATCCGGACATTTCCGGTGAGCAGTATCAGCATGGAGATCTGCTTTATCACAAGAATTTCAAACAGGCGTGTCTGGTGCGTGACAAGTTCAGATGCCGTGTTTGCGGTGCGCAAACAAAACTGCAATGCCATCATATCCGTCAAAGGGCAAAGGGCGGGACAGACAAGCTCTCAAATCTGATGACGCTTTGTGATCTCTGCCATGATCGACATCATAAAGAAGGGCTCAAACTTCCGAAACAAAAGAGTTCCTTCTACATGTCGGCAGCACATGTCCAGCAGGGGAAGCACTATCTGCAAGCTAAGTTGTCACGAATCGCGCCATTACGGACGACATTCGGGTATATCACCAGTCATTTTCGGAACAATGCCGGGATAGAAAAATCCCATGTCAATGATGCTGTTATCATTGCAGATAAACAGGCAACTCCTCTGGACCGGCAGATACAGACAAAACATGTGCAGTCACGGAAAAGAAGTTTGCATGAAGCAATTGCAAGAAAAGGAAGGAAAACCCCGAACCGAACCCAGAAACGGAATAACAAAAACGTATTTACCCTGAGAGGTTTTAACCGGTGGGATACTGTGCAATACAAAGGGAGAGTCGGTTTTATCTCCGGATTCACAGGGTCATCCTCCTGCTATATTGTAGATATCAAAGGCAATTATATCAAGAATCCAATGAAGACATACAAACAGGTCGATTTGCGGGAGATATCACTGATATGCAAAAATCAAACAATTATAAGCCAATAG
- a CDS encoding Uma2 family endonuclease yields MTQKLQEKKWMSPEEYLAFEKNSKIKHEFFDGEMFAMTGASLNHNRISRNIERELGVLLKGSSCENLSSDMRVKIQAKEQYTYPDIVIACDDILLEEINGVETLLNPVVIFEILSDSTEAYDRGKKFSCYRLISSLQEYILVSQNHCQVERFVRGDDSWRYFSYEEMKQTVRIDSVDAELLLSDIYYRVGFGVAGRSI; encoded by the coding sequence ATGACCCAGAAGCTGCAGGAAAAAAAATGGATGAGCCCGGAAGAATATCTTGCATTTGAAAAAAACTCAAAGATCAAGCATGAGTTTTTTGACGGCGAGATGTTTGCCATGACCGGGGCCAGTTTAAATCACAATCGGATCAGTAGAAATATAGAACGAGAATTAGGGGTGCTGCTAAAGGGATCTTCATGTGAAAATTTATCCAGCGATATGCGGGTTAAAATCCAGGCAAAGGAACAATATACTTATCCCGATATTGTCATTGCCTGTGACGACATCCTTTTGGAAGAAATTAATGGGGTTGAGACCCTGCTTAACCCGGTCGTTATTTTTGAAATTCTTTCGGACTCAACTGAAGCATATGACCGGGGGAAGAAGTTTTCCTGTTACCGGCTCATTTCTTCCCTTCAGGAGTATATCCTGGTCTCCCAGAACCATTGCCAGGTTGAAAGATTTGTTCGTGGGGATGATAGCTGGAGATACTTCTCCTATGAGGAGATGAAGCAGACGGTTAGGATTGATTCTGTTGATGCTGAGCTGCTGTTATCAGATATATACTACCGGGTTGGGTTTGGCGTCGCCGGGCGCTCAATCTAA
- a CDS encoding Uma2 family endonuclease yields MTAQPQEKNKMTPREYLTRERNSFDIKHEFFNGEIFAMVGAERNHNRININLTAKLYNKFETDKFACNLFSNDMRVKIEDSYAYPDIVIFCGDAKFEDNEFDTLTNPVIIMEILSDSTEAFDRGDKFAYYRAIPTLKEYILISQKKIRVEQFILRDDNKWEYRSYEGTNLVLNMQSIQCELPLSEIYLNVKFE; encoded by the coding sequence ATGACCGCACAACCCCAAGAAAAAAATAAAATGACACCAAGGGAATACCTTACGCGTGAAAGAAATTCTTTTGATATTAAACATGAATTTTTTAACGGTGAAATTTTCGCTATGGTTGGCGCCGAAAGAAATCATAACCGTATCAATATCAACCTCACAGCAAAGTTATATAATAAGTTTGAAACTGATAAATTCGCTTGTAATCTATTCTCCAACGACATGCGGGTAAAAATTGAAGATAGCTATGCCTACCCTGATATTGTCATCTTCTGTGGAGATGCAAAATTTGAGGATAATGAATTTGATACGCTGACAAACCCGGTTATCATTATGGAAATTCTTTCAGATTCAACAGAGGCATTTGATAGAGGGGATAAATTTGCTTATTACCGAGCGATCCCCACACTCAAAGAATATATTCTTATTTCTCAAAAAAAAATCCGGGTTGAACAGTTCATACTCAGGGATGATAACAAATGGGAATATCGTTCATATGAAGGTACGAACCTGGTTTTAAATATGCAATCTATTCAGTGTGAATTGCCGTTATCTGAAATTTATTTGAATGTTAAGTTTGAATGA
- a CDS encoding DUF433 domain-containing protein: protein MTKSNPLFSRITIDTKVMLGKPTIRGMRITVEQILKSLSAGISQQDLLDEYPELEAEDFQAVFAYVAALVEEEQVFPIQVSA from the coding sequence ATGACAAAATCAAATCCTTTATTTTCAAGAATTACAATTGACACCAAAGTTATGCTTGGTAAGCCAACTATTAGAGGAATGAGGATCACTGTTGAACAGATTTTAAAATCTTTATCGGCCGGAATATCTCAACAGGATTTACTTGACGAATATCCGGAACTTGAAGCAGAAGATTTTCAGGCGGTATTTGCCTATGTTGCTGCGCTGGTTGAAGAGGAACAAGTCTTTCCTATCCAGGTGTCTGCGTGA
- a CDS encoding DUF5615 family PIN-like protein, whose protein sequence is MNHNSIKFIVDVGVGKSIENYLRDKGYDAKAVREIDPAMSDDNIIRLAATEKRMVVTMDKDFGELVYHSCMDHYGVLLLRLEDATVPEKLEVIKFLLGNYSSKIANCFCVFQKNKFRIKQINKPGYGVKP, encoded by the coding sequence GTGAATCATAACTCAATCAAGTTTATTGTTGATGTCGGGGTGGGTAAAAGTATCGAAAATTATTTACGGGATAAAGGCTATGACGCCAAGGCCGTTAGAGAAATTGATCCGGCCATGAGCGATGATAATATCATCCGTTTGGCTGCAACTGAAAAAAGAATGGTTGTAACCATGGATAAAGATTTTGGAGAATTGGTCTACCACTCCTGTATGGACCATTATGGCGTTTTATTGCTTCGATTAGAAGATGCAACCGTCCCCGAAAAGCTGGAAGTTATCAAGTTTCTCCTGGGTAACTATTCATCTAAAATAGCAAATTGTTTTTGTGTTTTTCAAAAAAATAAATTCAGGATTAAGCAAATAAACAAGCCGGGTTATGGGGTCAAACCTTGA